The following are encoded in a window of Carya illinoinensis cultivar Pawnee chromosome 15, C.illinoinensisPawnee_v1, whole genome shotgun sequence genomic DNA:
- the LOC122295600 gene encoding protein BIG GRAIN 1-like B has translation MHRWEKTLGEDGYNHDRKNPSFSTRLLDEIYRSIDEGDKGTDELKFYRETMGKKQSRGCGKSNRTLEGKEAGSHRRASLIEEWIDKKVSEKVVTQRRHYLTELERKSHPEHDVDQDVLFFSSTSSSSDSGSGGFSSSDTDSMSGLKSRSSCFGPTRPKPIRTSVSSRPEKTDRKHRALPLFDDGHYVSATEETSRHEEAMIKSKSRALKIYSNLKKVKQPISPGGRLANFLNSLFTTGNTKKTKSLSTGGYDDATAERKSKSVQASTCSSASSFSRSCLSKNSPSSREKLRNGVKRTVRFCPVSVIVDEDCRPCGHKCLYEEEGSSPMLVSSVPTPRKMGQSSSRKIEEDLKFQVTEKTRRVEEAAREFLRDYHQNQRKNEVIMRDFRGKKYQKDAYEDDDATSCSSSDLFELDHVAVTGNSRYHEELPVYETTRVDTNRAIANGLTM, from the coding sequence ATGCATCGTTGGGAGAAGACACTGGGGGAAGATGGATATAACCATGACAGGAAAAATCCATCCTTCTCTACACGTCTTCTCGATGAGATTTACCGTTCCATCGATGAAGGCGACAAAGGGACTGACGAATTGAAATTCTACAGGGAAACAATGGGAAAGAAACAGAGCAGAGGTTGTGGGAAAAGCAACAGAACATTGGAAGGCAAAGAGGCCGGGAGTCATCGCCGAGCCTCTTTGATCGAGGAATGGATCGATAAGAAGGTCAGCGAGAAGGTTGTCACTCAAAGGAGACATTACTTGACAGAACTGGAGAGAAAATCACACCCAGAGCATGATGTTGACCAGGATGTTCTGTTCTTCAGCTCCACCTCAAGCTCTTCAGATTCTGGTTCAGGAGGATTCTCATCCTCTGATACCGATTCCATGTCCGGTTTGAAATCCAGATCCTCGTGCTTCGGACCTACGAGGCCGAAGCCGATAAGGACCAGCGTCTCGTCTCGACCGGAGAAAACCGACAGAAAACATAGAGCTTTGCCATTGTTCGATGACGGTCATTATGTTTCTGCGACAGAGGAGACTTCAAGGCACGAAGAGGCTATGATCAAGTCAAAATCCAGGGCTCTGAAGATTTATTCCAATCTAAAGAAAGTGAAACAGCCGATTTCCCCCGGTGGTCGCCTTGCGAATTTCCTCAATTCTCTTTTCACGACAGGGAATACAAAGAAAACGAAGAGCTTGTCAACTGGAGGCTACGACGATGCAACTGCGGAGAGGAAATCCAAGTCGGTGCAAGCGTCAACATGTTCATCTGCGTCTTCTTTTTCAAGATCATGTCTAAGCAAAAACTCACCTTCTTCCAGAGAAAAGTTACGCAATGGGGTTAAAAGAACTGTCCGATTCTGCCCAGTAAGTGTAATTGTCGACGAAGATTGTCGACCATGCGGGCATAAATGCTTGTACGAAGAAGAGGGCTCCAGTCCAATGCTGGTGTCGTCCGTGCCAACTCCGCGGAAAATGGGACAATCATCGAGTAGAAAGATTGAAGAAGATCTCAAATTCCAAGTCACTGAGAAAACCCGCCGGGTGGAAGAGGCGGCAAGAGAGTTTCTGAGAGATTATCATCAGAATCAGAGGAAAAATGAGGTTATTATGAGAGACTTTCGCGGCAAAAAATATCAGAAGGATGCGTACGAAGATGATGATGCCACGAGTTGTTCAAGCTCAGATCTTTTCGAGCTGGATCACGTCGCCGTAACGGGGAACAGTAGGTATCATGAAGAGCTTCCTGTGTACGAAACTACTCGTGTTGATACTAATCGAGCCATTGCTAATGGCCTGACAATGTAA